A single genomic interval of Fibrobacter sp. UWB4 harbors:
- a CDS encoding aspartoacylase gives MSKINTIVVAGGTHGNERTGVSLVEKWKAHPECYNTLCKSATVDVVLANPEAVRLNRRYRDHDLNRAFSQTCLDVTVEPAPYEFRRARELNKIYGPKGENTRTDLILDVHNTGSNMGYCLILSTRDPFTMKASAVLTQEFEDAWIYYQPEERSASPYFGTVAKADVCIEIGPQQHGTLNAEIFERSEKLVKRYLELAEEWNRGELQKRAPIKVEVYTQWRDLGYPKPQGGGAIQAMIHPELDGHDYRELKKGDKLFRTFDGKDILFEGEPDGRSVYPIFINEPAYYEKDIAMSLTVKTVEEW, from the coding sequence ATGAGTAAGATCAACACAATAGTCGTTGCCGGTGGAACGCATGGCAACGAGCGCACGGGCGTGAGCCTGGTCGAAAAGTGGAAGGCTCATCCTGAATGTTATAACACGCTTTGTAAATCGGCAACGGTTGATGTAGTGCTTGCAAATCCGGAGGCGGTTCGCCTTAATCGCCGTTACCGTGACCATGACTTGAATCGCGCTTTTTCGCAGACTTGTTTGGATGTGACTGTAGAGCCTGCGCCGTATGAATTCCGTCGCGCTCGTGAACTCAATAAGATTTATGGCCCCAAGGGTGAGAATACGCGTACGGACTTGATTCTGGACGTGCACAATACGGGTTCGAACATGGGCTATTGCTTGATTCTTTCGACTCGTGATCCGTTCACGATGAAGGCGTCTGCTGTGCTCACGCAAGAATTCGAGGATGCCTGGATTTATTACCAGCCCGAAGAACGCAGTGCTTCTCCGTATTTTGGAACGGTCGCCAAGGCGGATGTGTGCATTGAAATTGGTCCGCAGCAGCATGGAACGTTGAACGCTGAAATTTTTGAACGTTCCGAAAAGCTCGTGAAACGTTATTTGGAACTTGCGGAAGAATGGAACCGTGGCGAGCTGCAGAAGCGCGCCCCGATTAAGGTTGAAGTTTATACGCAATGGCGAGACCTGGGCTACCCGAAGCCGCAGGGTGGTGGCGCCATACAGGCGATGATCCACCCGGAATTGGATGGTCATGATTACCGCGAACTTAAGAAGGGCGACAAACTTTTCCGCACGTTCGATGGCAAGGATATCCTGTTTGAAGGTGAACCGGACGGTCGATCGGTCTACCCGATATTCATCAACGAACCTGCGTACTACGAGAAAGACATCGCTATGAGCCTCACGGTGAAAACCGTGGAAGAATGGTGA
- a CDS encoding HAD-IIA family hydrolase, which produces MEQFETEIYLRYKQIIESQSASTPLRTLVIPGSDRESPLEAALPRSVSLPEPPRVHMADLLDRYDAFCFDGYGTLYNRGSFVYPGAMDWFQMLRRAGKHLRLVTNAASDVDEVLARDADKRGFDFSTEETISSGSLLREFVERLRRGERADGNATAGIVNGCAGGTAAKPLGLREVYYIGRETGKHVLEACGITAVAMDAEPAEPIVAISSAKDTPETFARAVKILQRPGAILLVLNSDAWAPKIPDENGVTVREPVSGALSERLRRDSMCEANGGVGCETYYLGKPFPQIWERVKASLPADSRVLMIGDTLGTDVFGAKVAGFDSALVIGRNVPAAELEADEVALGIRPDYYLEP; this is translated from the coding sequence ATGGAACAATTTGAAACAGAAATCTACCTGCGTTACAAGCAAATTATTGAATCGCAAAGTGCGAGTACGCCCTTGCGCACTCTTGTCATTCCCGGCTCCGACCGGGAATCTCCATTAGAAGCGGCTTTGCCTCGTTCTGTTTCTTTACCCGAACCGCCCCGTGTCCACATGGCGGATTTGCTGGACCGTTACGATGCGTTTTGCTTTGATGGCTATGGAACGCTCTACAATCGCGGTAGCTTTGTTTACCCCGGTGCGATGGACTGGTTTCAGATGCTCCGCCGTGCAGGGAAACATCTTCGATTGGTGACGAATGCTGCCTCGGATGTCGATGAAGTCTTGGCTCGTGATGCGGACAAGCGCGGTTTTGACTTTTCGACGGAAGAGACGATTTCGTCGGGGAGCTTGTTGCGGGAATTTGTGGAACGGCTGCGTCGTGGTGAACGCGCGGACGGAAATGCGACTGCCGGAATTGTGAATGGATGCGCTGGTGGAACTGCCGCGAAACCGCTTGGATTGCGCGAGGTCTATTACATCGGTCGCGAGACGGGCAAGCATGTGCTTGAAGCTTGTGGAATCACAGCTGTTGCGATGGATGCTGAACCTGCCGAGCCGATTGTTGCGATTTCTTCAGCGAAGGATACGCCAGAAACATTTGCGCGCGCGGTTAAGATTTTGCAGCGCCCAGGTGCAATCCTTCTCGTTCTCAATTCAGATGCATGGGCGCCCAAAATTCCTGATGAAAATGGCGTGACTGTTCGTGAACCTGTTTCGGGAGCGCTTTCAGAACGCTTGCGTCGTGATTCGATGTGCGAGGCGAATGGGGGAGTGGGCTGTGAAACTTATTACTTGGGCAAGCCCTTCCCGCAGATTTGGGAACGTGTTAAAGCTTCGCTTCCTGCGGACTCTCGTGTGCTGATGATTGGCGATACGCTTGGGACGGATGTGTTCGGCGCAAAAGTTGCCGGCTTTGACTCGGCGCTTGTGATCGGTCGAAATGTGCCAGCCGCAGAATTAGAAGCTGATGAAGTGGCTCTCGGAATCCGCCCAGATTATTATTTGGAACCGTAA
- a CDS encoding Na+/H+ antiporter NhaC family protein, which produces MQNEYTEEKIKGNPIALLPIAVFLILYLGLGITFEYVLKIPMGFYNIPIVAAFLVAIFVACVQNRKLNFDRKMNVMAGALGDRNIFLMILIFLCAGIFAGILGRSSASAAAYLLLDFIPAQFAVVVLFVVAAFVSTAMGTSVGTIAVVSPIAVEVAQVAGFGVPFCVATVIGGAMFGDNLSFISDTTIAATSTQGCKMKDKFHVNFLIASPAAILAILIITAISFATEAKTVAESPYNLVQLIPYVLVLVLALTGINVFTVLLVGIVAASVIMVCFGPLDMIGLLQNIGNGISGMYETILVAVLVSALCGLIRIHGGFAALLDFIHKVFKGHRSGQVGVGLLVSALDIATANNTVAIVMAGPIAKQMGNEYRISPKKTASLLDIFSCVVQGILPYGAQMLVALAAISTAIPDANISAFDVIPYMFYPFLLLVSVLVFIAISPRKNKPQE; this is translated from the coding sequence ATGCAAAACGAATATACAGAAGAAAAAATCAAGGGTAACCCAATCGCCCTTTTGCCCATCGCCGTTTTCTTGATACTTTATCTTGGACTCGGCATCACATTCGAATACGTACTCAAGATTCCGATGGGATTTTACAACATCCCGATTGTTGCGGCATTTTTGGTGGCCATTTTTGTGGCATGTGTGCAAAACCGTAAACTGAATTTTGACAGAAAGATGAACGTGATGGCAGGAGCACTTGGCGACAGAAACATCTTCCTGATGATTCTGATATTCCTCTGTGCAGGCATTTTCGCCGGGATTCTCGGGCGGTCAAGCGCTTCGGCAGCCGCATACCTGCTTCTGGATTTTATTCCGGCGCAGTTTGCCGTAGTGGTGTTATTCGTCGTGGCAGCGTTTGTTTCTACCGCAATGGGGACATCCGTCGGGACAATCGCAGTCGTATCGCCTATTGCCGTCGAGGTTGCGCAAGTTGCAGGCTTCGGCGTTCCATTCTGCGTTGCAACCGTGATTGGCGGCGCCATGTTCGGAGACAACCTGAGTTTTATCTCTGATACAACAATTGCAGCAACATCAACGCAAGGCTGCAAAATGAAAGACAAATTCCACGTGAACTTTTTGATTGCCTCCCCTGCGGCGATCCTTGCCATTTTAATTATCACGGCAATTTCTTTTGCAACAGAAGCAAAGACCGTTGCAGAAAGCCCATACAACCTCGTTCAACTGATTCCATACGTACTCGTACTGGTGCTTGCCCTTACGGGGATCAACGTGTTTACAGTGCTGCTGGTCGGCATTGTCGCCGCATCCGTGATTATGGTATGCTTTGGACCTCTCGACATGATTGGACTTTTACAAAACATCGGGAACGGCATTTCCGGAATGTACGAAACGATCCTTGTAGCCGTTCTGGTGAGCGCTCTATGCGGTCTCATCCGCATTCACGGCGGTTTTGCAGCGTTACTTGACTTTATTCACAAAGTATTTAAGGGGCACCGCAGCGGGCAGGTGGGCGTAGGTCTTTTGGTAAGCGCTCTCGACATTGCAACAGCAAACAACACCGTTGCAATTGTAATGGCTGGCCCCATCGCAAAGCAAATGGGTAACGAATACAGGATTTCGCCGAAAAAGACCGCATCACTTTTGGACATTTTCAGCTGCGTGGTTCAAGGGATTTTGCCTTACGGTGCACAAATGCTTGTGGCGCTTGCAGCCATTTCGACAGCAATTCCAGACGCAAACATCAGCGCGTTTGACGTAATCCCCTACATGTTCTATCCATTCCTGCTTCTCGTGAGCGTTCTCGTTTTCATCGCCATTTCTCCAAGAAAAAACAAGCCACAAGAATAG
- a CDS encoding DUF2971 domain-containing protein: MNSMFYKFLHDDENHTVLKSCLDGNLLFSRIPELNDFSETFAVADKEEIDRSLAEMRRDGCSEEEQRCFYEHVELMEKVFPEFKNVFESFKSLNLSRPFPFSQIGGLIQMVAGNGLEINPLNKMMNILPSFLQLTNELIQDRVGIFCVSEDVDNFPMWAHYADNAKGFVVEYKNLEVLFCGDGTKMLNQIQEVDYYGVERPAVSLKPDKLNALFFSKQGKWSYETEWRVVKPLAECKKKSVGCGSERSFFKMENPKDYISRIIVGWNGNLEEVKSIVDEKMGVPVVQANVVNGNIEIPQK, translated from the coding sequence ATGAATTCAATGTTTTACAAATTTCTTCATGATGATGAAAATCATACTGTTTTGAAAAGTTGCCTTGATGGTAATTTACTGTTTTCGCGTATTCCCGAGTTGAATGATTTTTCAGAAACTTTTGCTGTTGCGGATAAAGAAGAAATTGATCGTTCTTTGGCTGAAATGCGGCGAGATGGATGTAGTGAAGAGGAACAAAGATGCTTTTATGAACATGTAGAGTTGATGGAAAAAGTTTTTCCCGAATTTAAGAATGTTTTTGAGTCATTTAAATCATTGAATCTTTCGCGACCTTTTCCATTTTCTCAAATAGGTGGACTGATACAAATGGTTGCTGGAAATGGGTTGGAAATTAATCCCTTAAATAAAATGATGAATATTTTGCCAAGTTTTTTGCAGTTGACGAATGAGCTAATCCAAGATAGAGTTGGAATTTTTTGCGTGTCAGAAGATGTTGATAATTTTCCAATGTGGGCTCATTATGCCGATAATGCAAAAGGTTTTGTCGTAGAGTATAAGAATCTTGAGGTGCTTTTTTGCGGCGATGGAACTAAAATGTTGAATCAAATTCAGGAAGTTGACTATTATGGGGTGGAACGTCCTGCTGTTTCATTAAAACCAGATAAATTGAATGCGTTGTTTTTCTCAAAACAGGGTAAATGGAGCTATGAAACTGAGTGGCGAGTTGTTAAGCCTCTCGCTGAATGTAAAAAGAAATCGGTGGGTTGCGGTAGCGAAAGGAGCTTTTTCAAGATGGAAAATCCTAAAGATTATATCAGTCGAATAATTGTTGGATGGAATGGAAATCTTGAAGAAGTAAAAAGTATTGTTGATGAAAAAATGGGTGTTCCTGTAGTTCAGGCTAATGTCGTTAATGGCAATATTGAAATCCCGCAAAAATGA
- a CDS encoding RND family transporter, whose protein sequence is MNTKKSFTERFSQWYIPLVCRNKNKALAFYILLAILMAFPILVKPGLKLDADLSHLLPENTPSVKALEESYQRFGSTDRFMIAIQSDDAYLVAALQDSISDYIRKNWQGDVVSTQVDNDNKFFKDNALLYLPVKHLERIRDNLEDLQLEIGRKNGPLVVDLLGDASADSSSTEKKERIWFDANLPQELGLPDEAAGAFDSFFKKNKEKTEQQVASSDKPKWDGKKPVPEDLKTRLIGCPRPDSTGKILFNGIVNAKLIRPSTDYEFVTHILERTDSLLAFFRSKTYPVPTRFSVEGTYEGLKEVDEVANDSIFSFGVSLVLIVLLTMFFFRSVKGPILVTASVLYACIPTLAFTALFYGKMNPFTVFVASIILGIGIDYSIHILGTAQKFLQKSSTLEEVLELAQRRMLKPFILASFTTVAAFLTLLTAHFRGFYEFGLVASMGVIFSMLTSVLVLPVFIKCMGGIPAAPKGSLLPKSWSDAKIVSFFKVLAFIGFALGIVAIWFARDVDFEHNLRNLRRVSIEKTEKKDRIGTGEARSNNRASSTPAAVMGSKSEQLDLLYDTLMVRLHVEHDTLLRSFLTLKTFVPPLDSQERRLEVIEEIRDLVEARVFDRAEGEDSANVATLRKLSSVDRAFEAKDIPDWALDLLREKDGSYGKIGFIYGGFQSWDAKALHLFQDRYGHWDFDGEKLRTFSSQFILSDVIQSVKEDSFSLASVIIIVIFGTLVISFRKPKYFLAGCVSFGMGTLLTLGVLGCLTHFFEFGKISIYNVIVIPMTLGIGIDATIHFITSWTSNSNKNMSIRQLFDTTGRNVMASSTTTIAGFVGFLFTTHRGLQGIGHLACIGIFMFLVTSVIFSMYFCGSWLKKKDETK, encoded by the coding sequence ATGAACACGAAAAAGTCGTTTACTGAAAGATTTTCACAGTGGTATATTCCGCTTGTCTGCCGGAATAAAAATAAGGCTCTAGCCTTTTACATTCTACTTGCCATTTTGATGGCTTTCCCGATTCTTGTAAAGCCGGGATTAAAGCTGGACGCCGACCTTTCGCACCTCTTGCCCGAGAATACGCCGAGCGTAAAGGCTCTTGAAGAGTCTTACCAGCGATTTGGTTCCACCGACAGATTCATGATTGCCATTCAGAGCGACGATGCGTACTTGGTCGCCGCCTTGCAGGATTCAATCAGTGACTATATTCGCAAAAATTGGCAGGGCGATGTTGTCTCGACTCAGGTTGATAACGACAATAAGTTCTTCAAGGATAATGCGCTTTTGTACCTCCCGGTCAAGCACCTTGAACGCATTCGCGACAACTTGGAAGATCTTCAGCTGGAAATTGGTCGAAAAAATGGGCCGCTTGTAGTCGATTTGCTTGGGGATGCCTCTGCCGATTCTTCGTCTACAGAAAAAAAGGAACGCATCTGGTTTGATGCTAATTTACCGCAGGAGCTGGGCCTTCCCGATGAAGCTGCTGGTGCTTTTGATTCGTTCTTTAAGAAGAATAAAGAAAAAACTGAACAGCAGGTTGCATCGTCGGACAAGCCGAAATGGGATGGCAAAAAGCCTGTTCCCGAAGATTTGAAGACGCGTCTTATTGGTTGCCCTCGTCCTGACAGTACAGGGAAAATCTTGTTCAATGGTATTGTCAATGCAAAGCTCATCAGGCCATCTACGGATTATGAGTTTGTAACGCATATTCTTGAACGCACGGATTCCTTGCTTGCTTTCTTCCGCAGCAAAACTTATCCTGTTCCTACACGATTCTCTGTAGAAGGAACTTATGAGGGGCTTAAAGAAGTCGATGAAGTGGCAAATGATTCCATTTTCTCGTTCGGCGTAAGCCTTGTCTTGATTGTGCTTCTGACAATGTTCTTCTTTAGGAGCGTGAAAGGCCCGATCCTTGTGACGGCATCTGTGCTTTATGCTTGCATTCCGACGCTTGCATTTACCGCTTTGTTCTACGGTAAGATGAACCCGTTTACGGTTTTTGTGGCGTCCATTATTCTTGGCATTGGTATTGACTATTCTATCCATATTTTGGGAACGGCACAAAAATTCTTGCAGAAGAGTTCTACGCTTGAAGAAGTTCTCGAACTTGCCCAGAGAAGGATGCTTAAGCCCTTTATTCTTGCAAGTTTTACGACGGTGGCCGCATTCCTTACGCTTTTGACGGCTCATTTCCGCGGCTTTTATGAATTTGGTCTTGTGGCATCGATGGGCGTGATTTTCAGTATGCTCACATCTGTGCTTGTGCTTCCTGTCTTTATCAAGTGCATGGGCGGGATCCCTGCTGCACCTAAGGGGAGTTTGTTACCAAAATCCTGGAGTGATGCAAAAATTGTCAGCTTTTTCAAGGTCCTTGCCTTTATCGGCTTTGCTCTTGGTATTGTGGCAATCTGGTTTGCACGAGATGTTGATTTTGAACACAACCTGCGTAATTTGCGCCGTGTTTCCATTGAAAAAACAGAAAAGAAAGACCGAATTGGGACTGGTGAAGCGCGTAGCAACAATCGCGCGTCATCGACTCCGGCGGCAGTTATGGGCAGCAAGTCAGAACAGCTGGATCTGCTGTACGACACCTTGATGGTGCGCTTGCATGTTGAACATGATACGTTGCTTCGCAGCTTCTTGACGCTCAAAACATTTGTTCCGCCTCTGGATTCCCAGGAACGCCGCCTTGAGGTGATTGAAGAAATTCGAGACCTTGTTGAGGCTAGAGTTTTCGACCGCGCTGAAGGGGAGGACTCCGCAAATGTGGCGACGCTCAGAAAACTTTCTTCGGTGGATAGAGCTTTTGAAGCTAAGGATATTCCTGATTGGGCTTTGGACCTGTTGCGTGAAAAAGATGGCAGCTATGGAAAAATTGGCTTTATCTATGGCGGATTCCAAAGCTGGGATGCTAAGGCTTTGCATTTGTTCCAGGACCGTTATGGACACTGGGATTTTGATGGCGAAAAATTACGCACATTCTCTTCGCAGTTCATTCTTTCGGATGTGATTCAGTCTGTGAAGGAAGATAGCTTTAGCCTTGCGTCTGTTATTATTATCGTCATTTTTGGTACGTTGGTCATTTCGTTCCGCAAGCCAAAATATTTCCTGGCGGGTTGCGTTTCGTTTGGCATGGGAACGCTGTTGACTCTTGGCGTTTTGGGTTGCTTGACGCATTTCTTTGAGTTTGGAAAAATCAGCATCTATAATGTGATTGTGATTCCGATGACTCTTGGTATCGGTATTGATGCGACGATTCACTTTATCACATCCTGGACTTCAAATTCTAATAAGAACATGTCGATACGCCAGCTCTTTGACACGACGGGCCGTAACGTGATGGCTAGCTCCACGACGACGATTGCGGGCTTTGTGGGGTTCCTCTTTACGACGCATCGAGGCTTGCAGGGCATTGGACACCTCGCTTGCATAGGAATCTTTATGTTCCTCGTGACAAGTGTTATCTTCTCGATGTATTTTTGTGGTTCCTGGCTCAAGAAAAAGGATGAAACGAAATAA
- a CDS encoding SNF2-related protein: protein MDFGNYGKTWWANKWLNSILATASDQAVLQGLKFAARGQVTSIDIVDNRVISVVKGPNGGLHNNYIVFPKFSKESSEIFVSFLKQQPAELLALNNKALSPSLELLMSKSGLQLFDDPAKVNMGCDCRDERPCKYLVATFLKIAEQADKEPNVLFKIHGLDLDFIKDYKPDSMEMEAPSETNLVRSFSKATRLVGSNAENAAGNASANGNVAGSNGESADSAVARSAGESDEREAQNAAELSHAEDASASLFGGYKGSGRESQNSIPPKQLPTFDFKSWKDYSHILPAMLQNFPKFCPAGNFRKSFTDELESCHKFFTDFENFDAFSEQFRVNNAKTFLMENEQLRLFHKPGWHWNFEQSMADKVINSNLTVTNVMGALCCLSAGNFSWHHYSVRYLHLMLQVAFYLVRTGAIYPQVFWIGKDVAQMRWLPAEMLPEILYIVADLEVTAPRELAWTSKEEAFFEIAEPAEHILSLFISQLLKFARKYKTPLKTNHGNLLSFFFDSVSGKLANNAHAIPGKIQQWLSVYSCLGCRTQILFVCSEMDEDVALDVFVLDEDAASASGNAAGPVNAPRRTPLSELFENNDSRLLSIMSVLNGIADGFKPLDAYLERRASEPILMRGAELLEFLQDCLKKLQLFGIQTEIPKNLLNIGKPKPKMRLQGSMSFGAFTAGDLLDFDWEIAIGDENISAKEFLELAEQADGLLKYKSSYVQITEQDLQSIRDKIEGKSGADAKDGKGKKTAGDDAGTSSDNAAENADEILEEDSVPEITQAKLVQACFTGECDNIPVEMASDFKQQFDAWRAETDIPLPENLNATLRPYQMRGYSWMYKNLEIGFGCILADDMGLGKTLQVITFLLKMKQEGKFAEKKAIVVMPAGLLCNWQVEIKKFAPELTFFAYHGGRRDLQKFSADVLLTTYATFRKDFAELDKHEWQTIIIDEAQNIKNADSEQSKLLRRMRAPMKIAMSGTPVENRLMEFWTIMDFANHGFFPSASEFREKFETPIQKNGNQIVAETFRKITAPFMLRRLKTDKSIISDLPDKIIQDEYAELTRSQAALYQKTLEHFMQELEMEQALSEKANDAHALFKRKGIILQMILALKQICNHPATFLKGLAATSAQDAAAVPTESANSPSQRHPDDHREEDYLKGECRDQAGLGMTEPKGRGEAPSSEVLSNVPKSSKLESGKMQMLLDLLTSIQEQGEKTLIFTQFAEMGHLLKSTIESELGLRTHFYHGGCTQTQRSEMIQDFQENPDCKVLILSLKAGGTGLNLVAASQVIHYDLWWNPAIEAQATDRAFRIGQKRNVQVHRFITKGTFEEKINSLLETKKAIANLTVNAGETWLADMDDKQLAEVFCLDNTIV, encoded by the coding sequence ATGGATTTTGGAAATTACGGAAAGACTTGGTGGGCAAACAAATGGCTGAACTCGATTCTTGCGACAGCAAGCGATCAAGCTGTTTTGCAAGGACTCAAGTTCGCCGCGCGGGGCCAGGTCACAAGCATCGACATCGTCGATAACCGCGTGATTTCCGTGGTGAAAGGCCCGAATGGAGGCCTCCACAACAACTACATCGTCTTCCCGAAATTTTCTAAAGAATCTTCCGAAATTTTCGTGAGCTTTTTGAAGCAGCAGCCTGCGGAACTATTGGCCCTAAACAACAAGGCGCTTAGCCCGTCGCTTGAACTCTTGATGAGCAAAAGCGGCCTCCAGCTTTTTGACGATCCGGCCAAAGTCAACATGGGTTGCGACTGCCGTGACGAACGCCCGTGCAAATACCTCGTCGCCACGTTTTTGAAAATCGCAGAACAGGCGGACAAGGAGCCGAACGTCCTTTTCAAGATTCACGGACTCGACCTGGATTTTATCAAGGACTACAAGCCGGACTCCATGGAAATGGAAGCACCCAGCGAAACAAATCTCGTGAGGTCGTTCAGCAAGGCAACAAGACTCGTAGGCTCTAATGCCGAAAATGCCGCCGGGAATGCATCCGCAAACGGGAATGTCGCAGGAAGTAATGGGGAAAGCGCAGATAGTGCTGTTGCGAGAAGCGCCGGAGAAAGCGATGAACGCGAGGCCCAAAACGCCGCCGAACTTTCTCATGCGGAAGACGCGAGCGCAAGTTTATTTGGTGGGTATAAAGGCTCAGGCCGCGAATCGCAAAACAGCATTCCACCCAAGCAACTGCCAACATTCGATTTCAAGAGTTGGAAAGACTACTCGCACATTCTGCCCGCGATGTTGCAAAACTTCCCGAAGTTCTGCCCCGCCGGAAATTTCCGCAAGAGTTTTACGGACGAACTAGAATCGTGCCACAAGTTCTTTACCGACTTCGAGAATTTTGACGCTTTCTCGGAACAGTTCCGCGTGAACAACGCAAAGACGTTCCTAATGGAAAACGAGCAACTGCGACTATTCCACAAGCCCGGATGGCATTGGAATTTCGAGCAGTCCATGGCAGACAAGGTCATCAATAGCAATCTTACCGTCACAAACGTGATGGGCGCTCTTTGCTGCCTCAGCGCCGGGAATTTTTCGTGGCACCATTACTCCGTGCGTTACTTGCACTTGATGTTGCAAGTGGCGTTTTACCTTGTGCGCACCGGAGCGATTTACCCGCAAGTTTTCTGGATCGGGAAAGACGTAGCGCAAATGCGCTGGCTCCCCGCCGAGATGCTCCCCGAGATTCTCTACATTGTCGCAGACCTCGAAGTCACCGCCCCGAGAGAACTCGCGTGGACAAGCAAAGAAGAAGCCTTCTTTGAAATTGCGGAGCCCGCCGAGCACATTCTGTCGCTGTTCATCTCGCAGCTCTTGAAATTTGCGCGCAAATACAAGACACCTCTCAAGACGAATCACGGCAACTTGCTCTCGTTCTTTTTCGATAGCGTTTCAGGAAAGCTCGCAAACAACGCACATGCCATTCCGGGGAAAATCCAGCAATGGCTCTCGGTGTATTCTTGCCTCGGTTGTCGCACGCAGATTCTCTTTGTCTGTAGCGAAATGGACGAAGATGTGGCACTGGACGTTTTTGTACTTGACGAAGATGCAGCGAGTGCAAGCGGGAATGCGGCGGGACCTGTGAATGCCCCGAGACGCACGCCGCTTTCGGAATTATTCGAAAACAACGACTCACGATTGCTCTCGATTATGAGCGTTCTGAACGGCATTGCCGATGGCTTCAAGCCGCTCGATGCGTACTTGGAACGCCGAGCAAGCGAACCGATTTTGATGCGAGGCGCCGAACTCCTCGAATTTTTGCAGGATTGCCTCAAAAAACTCCAACTGTTCGGCATCCAGACGGAAATTCCAAAGAACCTCTTGAACATCGGAAAGCCGAAGCCCAAGATGCGCTTGCAAGGAAGCATGAGCTTTGGTGCATTTACAGCCGGAGACTTGCTAGACTTCGATTGGGAAATTGCGATTGGAGACGAAAACATTTCGGCAAAGGAATTTTTGGAACTCGCAGAACAAGCGGACGGACTTTTAAAATACAAGTCCAGTTACGTGCAAATTACTGAACAGGATTTGCAATCCATCCGCGATAAAATTGAAGGCAAGTCTGGCGCAGACGCCAAAGATGGCAAAGGCAAAAAAACTGCTGGGGATGATGCGGGAACGTCTTCTGATAATGCCGCGGAAAACGCCGACGAAATCCTCGAAGAAGATTCCGTTCCAGAAATCACGCAAGCCAAACTCGTACAAGCTTGCTTCACCGGTGAATGCGACAACATCCCGGTGGAAATGGCAAGCGATTTCAAGCAACAGTTCGACGCCTGGCGCGCCGAAACGGACATTCCATTGCCCGAGAATCTAAACGCGACACTCCGCCCCTACCAAATGCGCGGCTACTCCTGGATGTACAAGAATCTAGAAATCGGATTCGGTTGCATACTCGCCGATGACATGGGTCTTGGCAAGACGCTGCAAGTCATTACGTTCCTCCTCAAGATGAAACAGGAAGGCAAATTCGCGGAGAAAAAAGCCATTGTCGTAATGCCCGCCGGCCTCCTTTGCAACTGGCAAGTCGAAATCAAGAAGTTCGCGCCGGAACTCACATTCTTTGCGTACCACGGAGGCCGCCGCGACCTACAAAAGTTCAGCGCCGACGTATTGCTCACGACATATGCCACGTTCCGCAAGGACTTTGCCGAACTCGACAAGCACGAATGGCAAACGATTATCATCGATGAAGCACAAAACATCAAAAACGCCGATAGCGAACAGAGTAAATTGCTCCGTCGCATGCGCGCCCCGATGAAAATCGCGATGAGTGGCACCCCGGTCGAAAACCGCCTTATGGAATTCTGGACCATCATGGATTTTGCGAACCACGGGTTCTTCCCGAGCGCAAGTGAATTCCGCGAAAAATTCGAAACGCCAATTCAAAAGAACGGCAACCAGATTGTCGCCGAAACATTCCGCAAAATTACAGCACCATTCATGCTGCGCCGTCTCAAGACCGACAAGAGCATCATCAGCGACTTGCCCGATAAAATCATCCAAGACGAATACGCCGAACTCACGCGCTCACAAGCCGCTCTTTATCAAAAGACACTTGAACATTTTATGCAAGAGCTCGAGATGGAGCAGGCGCTCAGCGAAAAGGCAAACGATGCCCACGCACTATTCAAGCGCAAGGGCATTATTTTGCAGATGATTCTTGCCCTCAAGCAAATCTGCAACCACCCCGCCACATTCCTGAAAGGTCTCGCCGCAACCTCAGCACAAGACGCCGCGGCAGTCCCTACAGAAAGCGCGAATTCCCCGTCCCAACGTCATCCAGACGATCACCGGGAGGAAGACTACCTTAAAGGCGAGTGTCGCGACCAAGCAGGCTTGGGCATGACCGAGCCCAAAGGGAGGGGCGAAGCCCCATCCAGTGAAGTCTTGTCCAACGTTCCTAAATCCAGCAAGCTCGAATCCGGCAAGATGCAAATGCTCCTGGACCTCCTCACATCCATCCAAGAGCAAGGCGAAAAGACGCTCATCTTCACGCAATTTGCCGAAATGGGGCACCTGCTAAAATCCACAATCGAAAGCGAACTCGGCCTCCGTACGCATTTCTACCACGGCGGTTGCACACAAACGCAGCGTTCCGAAATGATCCAGGATTTCCAGGAAAATCCGGACTGCAAAGTGCTCATTCTCTCGCTCAAGGCTGGAGGCACCGGCCTCAACCTTGTTGCCGCTTCGCAAGTCATCCATTACGATTTGTGGTGGAACCCCGCCATCGAAGCGCAAGCCACCGACCGCGCCTTCCGTATCGGCCAAAAGCGCAACGTCCAAGTCCACCGCTTTATCACCAAAGGCACCTTCGAAGAGAAGATCAACTCCCTCCTCGAAACCAAAAAAGCCATCGCCAACTTGACCGTGAACGCTGGCGAAACATGGCTCGCCGACATGGACGACAAGCAACTCGCCGAAGTCTTCTGCCTGGACAACACGATTGTGTAA